In Bacteroidota bacterium, the DNA window ATACTTTCGGCACTACGAAAATCTCCATCCCCTTTAAAATGAATAATGTCTGTTGAACTTGGTATAATTGTTTCCCCTTCTGAAGCTGTATATTCATAGAAAAAACCACTTTCAGATTTTTCAATATTAAACAAATCCATTTTTTGCTCTCGGTAACAAGCAGATATTAGTTTTTTTATACCTAATTCCTTGAAATTTAATGCAAAATAATTAAAAAAGTTACTAATACGAGGGTCATCGCAATTGCAATAAACTACTTTATTTTCAAAATGACTTTTATAATGTTGCAATTCACTTTCTATATCAGAAAGTTGGGTGTAAAACTCATCACTTTTTGATTTTTTAGCTTTTTGCAATAATTTATTTGTTGCTTTTCTTGCCATTAATGGTTTTTATTTATTTTCTGTTATTTGTTTAAATATATCACTTCCTAAAACCTTAAGGGATGTTTTAGAAACTTCAATCATAATATCAAGCATTTCTTTAGCATCCCATACACCTCCTTTCCCTTGTGTATAAATGGAAGTTGCTTGAAGCATAATTGTTTTATCTTTAGGCTTGACAAACTTATTTTCACATAAGTTTGTGTTAATCGGCATACCATAGTTTGCGGAAGTCAATCTGTCCATTCTATTTAACATTCCAAAATTATATTCAAGTTTTACAATTCTTCCGTCAGGTCTTTTAATTGAAATAGTTTCAGTCAGAAAGTTTGAACCTTCAAGAAATAGGACATACGGGAAATGAGATTCCGATAGCATAAAATTAGCAATTTCGGATATGTTTTTATGTGACCTTTCTATAGCATTACCAGCAGCCATTAAGTCTTGATTGTTGTCTTTTCCTACTAATTTTCCTTTTAGTATATTATCAATGTCTTTTCCTTGATGTTTTGCTTCCGTTACTAAAATTATTCTCCAATTGCCATTATCATCTTTGACTTCAATTATTCCACCATCAGGTCTTATGCTTGAATTTGAAACAAAAAGAGTTTGTCCTAAATCTTTATCAACTTTTTGTAAGGCTTTATTTATCTCTTCCTTTTTTATGTTTTTTCTGTAACGAAAAATTAATTGAGAATATTCTTTTTCAAGTTGTTCAATTACAAGATGTGATATTTTCCCAACTGTTATATTGTGTAATTTTGCTTCATCTCCAAATATACCGACAACACCATGAGACTTTTTATGTTGTTTTGTTAATCTTTTTGATTGATTTTTTTTAGCCATATTATAACGTTCCTATCACTATTTACTTTTAATACAAAAATACAAACTTTATTTTTAACACAAGAAACATACACCTTTTCAAATTTGCACTAATGTTTATTCTTTCATTGCTTGCAGGTAATACTAAACCACCATCAATTTAATTAAAATGAATCTAGTATTATGCCGATGGATTAGCATGTTAAGAAAATTTATTTTCTGTTACATGATAACCTTTCGGTATAACATTAGAATAAACGGAAATTCAGTTTATTTTCATTTTGTACAGATACACTCAAAAACCAATAAGTAGGCTTTCAGCCTTTTTATCTAATAGTCCCCTGAGTTCAAAGAGTGGTTATAAACAAGAACAAGCTTTGTATGGTCTTCAATATTCTGTTCAGTAAATTCCATAATCATCTTGCATACTGTATCAATCCCCTCACTCCTCTTTTCGTTTTGCTTTGTTCTTTTCTTTTTCATATTTACTTGACCTGATATACCATTTGTTCTGTAGGTTTTTTGCGGTTTCATTAATGTTAAGAATTGCATCATTCAGGTTATAAATAGTTCTTGAAAATGAATCGGCAAAGCTAGTGTCTGAAAGTATTTTATAAGCAATACCTCCTTCACTGTTAAGACTTTTTGCAACTTCTGCAAGTTCTTTTGCAATACGATCAGTATTTTTACTGGCATTATATAAATTTTGCAAAAAAGCAGTATCTGTAAATAATTTTCCAAAAATACCTTTATCGCTTTTAATTTTTTTACTTACAAAAATCAAATCTTCAGAGACAATACCTAGGTCTTTTGTTATTTTATTTAGATTGTTACTTGCATGGCTAACTTTATTGAATGTGTTATCAAATTGTCTGTTATAGGCTGTATCTGAGAGCAATTTTCCAATTACTCCTTCTTGTCTGTTTATTTTTGATGCAATTCCTGCAAAATTATCAGTAAGTATAGCA includes these proteins:
- a CDS encoding EcoRI family type II restriction endonuclease — protein: MAKKNQSKRLTKQHKKSHGVVGIFGDEAKLHNITVGKISHLVIEQLEKEYSQLIFRYRKNIKKEEINKALQKVDKDLGQTLFVSNSSIRPDGGIIEVKDDNGNWRIILVTEAKHQGKDIDNILKGKLVGKDNNQDLMAAGNAIERSHKNISEIANFMLSESHFPYVLFLEGSNFLTETISIKRPDGRIVKLEYNFGMLNRMDRLTSANYGMPINTNLCENKFVKPKDKTIMLQATSIYTQGKGGVWDAKEMLDIMIEVSKTSLKVLGSDIFKQITENK